One part of the Marichromatium purpuratum 984 genome encodes these proteins:
- a CDS encoding AI-2E family transporter, whose protein sequence is MNIIADWFRRHFSDPQVVFLALLLLVVFAVVFFLGDALAPVLASIVIAYLLEGLAGYFERRGLPRLPAVLVVYLLFIAFVALVLFGVMPLVSRQITELVQQLPSMIAEGTDALLALPQEYPELITVEQIEELIAAIRSEVISFGQQVLSWSLASVVGVITVMVYLILMPLLVFFFLKDKDLILDWFRRLLPRHRGIAGHVWKDVDREISNYVRGKVWEILVVWGVSYATFYAFGLNYAMLLSLLVGLSVIIPYIGASVVTVPVLLVAWFQWGWGPSFAWLTVAYFIIQALDGNVLVPLLFSEVVNLHPVAIIVAILVFGGLWGFWGVFFAIPLATLVKAILSSWPRSGVEGGPPSPA, encoded by the coding sequence ATGAACATCATCGCCGACTGGTTCCGTCGTCACTTCTCCGACCCCCAGGTGGTGTTTCTCGCGCTGCTGTTGCTGGTGGTCTTCGCCGTGGTCTTCTTCCTCGGCGACGCGCTCGCGCCGGTGCTCGCGAGCATCGTCATCGCCTATCTGCTCGAGGGGCTCGCCGGCTATTTCGAGCGGCGCGGTCTGCCGCGCCTGCCCGCCGTGCTGGTGGTCTATCTGCTGTTCATCGCCTTCGTCGCCCTGGTGCTGTTCGGGGTGATGCCGCTGGTCTCGCGTCAGATCACCGAGTTGGTCCAGCAGTTGCCTTCGATGATCGCCGAGGGCACCGACGCGCTGCTGGCGCTGCCGCAGGAATACCCGGAGCTGATCACCGTCGAGCAGATCGAGGAGCTGATCGCCGCGATCCGCTCTGAGGTCATCTCCTTCGGCCAACAGGTGCTGTCCTGGTCATTGGCGAGCGTGGTGGGGGTGATCACGGTGATGGTCTATCTGATCCTGATGCCGCTGCTGGTGTTCTTCTTTCTCAAGGACAAGGACCTGATCCTCGACTGGTTCCGTCGTCTGCTGCCGCGTCATCGCGGGATCGCCGGGCACGTGTGGAAGGACGTCGACCGCGAGATCTCCAACTATGTGCGCGGCAAGGTCTGGGAGATCCTGGTGGTCTGGGGGGTGAGCTACGCCACTTTCTACGCCTTCGGCCTGAACTACGCGATGCTGCTCTCGCTGCTGGTGGGACTGTCGGTGATCATCCCCTACATCGGCGCCTCGGTGGTCACCGTGCCGGTGCTGCTGGTGGCCTGGTTCCAGTGGGGCTGGGGACCGTCCTTCGCCTGGCTGACGGTGGCCTATTTCATCATCCAGGCACTCGACGGCAACGTACTGGTGCCGCTGCTGTTCTCCGAGGTGGTCAATCTGCACCCGGTGGCGATCATCGTTGCCATCTTGGTGTTCGGCGGACTGTGGGGCTTCTGGGGGGTGTTCTTCGCTATCCCGTTGGCGACCCTGGTCAAGGCGATCCTCTCGTCCTGGCCGCGCTCCGGCGTCGAGGGCGGTCCGCCGAGTCCGGCCTGA
- a CDS encoding LysR substrate-binding domain-containing protein, whose translation MADRRLQVFHTVARLLSFTKAAEALHMTQPAVTFQVRQLEEQFDTRLFDRTHNRISLTDAGRVVYEAADRIFELYAEMENAVREITGEVSGTLTVGASTTIAEYLLPPLLGEFKARYPDVSIQLKVANTDTVVSLVETNAIDLGIVEAPVGNKNLVVESCQRDRLVAIMPPGHPLAALEAVPFERLLEHPFICREEGSGTRNVIREYLREQGFCLEALKVVLELGSPEAVKGAVEAGMGVSVLSSATIAKELKLGTLAAVPLDPPLYRPFSFVHQKQKFRLRVVDELFDFARTYFQVHYQSQDES comes from the coding sequence ATGGCGGATCGCAGACTCCAGGTGTTCCACACGGTTGCCCGCTTGTTGAGTTTCACCAAGGCAGCCGAGGCCCTGCACATGACTCAGCCGGCGGTCACCTTCCAGGTGCGCCAGCTTGAGGAGCAGTTCGACACCCGATTGTTCGATCGTACCCACAACCGCATCAGCCTGACCGACGCCGGACGTGTGGTCTACGAGGCCGCCGACCGTATCTTCGAACTCTATGCTGAGATGGAGAACGCGGTACGCGAGATCACCGGCGAGGTCAGCGGTACCCTCACCGTCGGCGCCAGCACCACCATCGCCGAATATCTGCTGCCCCCCTTGCTCGGTGAGTTCAAGGCGCGCTATCCCGACGTCTCCATCCAGCTCAAGGTCGCCAACACCGATACCGTGGTGTCGCTGGTCGAGACCAACGCTATCGATCTCGGCATCGTCGAAGCCCCGGTGGGCAACAAGAACCTGGTCGTCGAATCCTGTCAGCGCGATCGCCTGGTGGCGATCATGCCCCCGGGGCACCCGCTCGCCGCGCTCGAAGCGGTCCCCTTCGAGCGTCTGCTCGAACATCCGTTTATCTGTCGCGAGGAGGGGTCGGGGACGCGTAATGTGATCCGTGAGTACCTGCGCGAACAGGGCTTCTGTCTCGAGGCGCTCAAGGTGGTGCTGGAGCTGGGTAGCCCGGAGGCGGTGAAGGGCGCGGTCGAGGCCGGGATGGGGGTCTCGGTGCTCTCCAGCGCCACCATCGCCAAGGAACTCAAGCTCGGCACCCTGGCGGCCGTTCCGCTTGACCCCCCGCTGTATCGTCCGTTCTCATTCGTGCACCAGAAACAGAAGTTCCGGTTGCGCGTGGTGGACGAGCTGTTCGACTTCGCGCGCACCTACTTCCAGGTCCACTATCAGTCCCAGGACGAATCATGA
- a CDS encoding OmpP1/FadL family transporter, giving the protein MFQRQLPHAVALTAAVGALAVQAPAQAAGFALPEASIAGLGTANAMVANPDETGAFAYNPAAIAFHDNSSIAAGGLLISPSFSVRTASGEHESQGADWLATPQLQIAARINERWSLGLGVSAPFGLETRWEDGTFPMVSGTRTLAVPAPLDPEVPLGQPTASKLEVIQIAPTVAYRVNDTLSVSAGLDLYWGKSAKLNSTAGQLSGDGAGVGFNLSALYVQGPWSLGASFHSASSVGLDGHYVVNSQTLVAIGAAEQSQAAKIDFDLPWRLQLGVRYEFNPQLAVEFDWTRTGWTEFDTLEIKGRTTGDLIFADTNGWTDTNAYRLGVTYQLRPDTQLRFGYAFDETGQGDDHFSARVPDNDRHLFSIGVAHSLDRGLSLEAGYMYVMAEDRNYRSNTAYSGHGVNGTDALDGDYEMDAHIFGLEVVKVF; this is encoded by the coding sequence ATGTTCCAACGCCAGCTCCCCCATGCGGTCGCCCTGACCGCAGCCGTCGGCGCACTCGCCGTCCAGGCCCCGGCACAAGCCGCCGGCTTCGCCCTGCCCGAGGCCTCGATCGCCGGTCTCGGTACCGCCAATGCCATGGTCGCCAATCCCGACGAGACCGGTGCCTTCGCCTACAATCCGGCGGCGATCGCCTTTCATGACAACTCGAGCATTGCCGCCGGCGGGCTGCTGATCAGTCCATCCTTCTCGGTGCGCACCGCCAGCGGCGAGCACGAGAGCCAGGGCGCCGACTGGCTCGCCACCCCGCAGCTGCAGATCGCCGCGCGGATCAACGAGCGCTGGAGCCTGGGGCTCGGGGTGAGCGCACCCTTCGGGCTCGAGACCCGCTGGGAGGACGGCACCTTCCCGATGGTCAGCGGCACCCGCACCCTCGCCGTCCCGGCGCCGCTCGACCCCGAGGTCCCGCTCGGTCAGCCGACCGCGAGCAAGCTCGAGGTGATCCAGATCGCCCCGACGGTCGCCTATCGCGTCAACGACACACTCAGCGTCTCGGCCGGGCTCGACCTCTACTGGGGCAAGAGCGCCAAGCTCAACTCCACCGCCGGACAGCTCAGCGGCGACGGCGCCGGTGTCGGTTTCAACCTCAGCGCGCTCTACGTCCAGGGCCCCTGGAGCCTGGGCGCCTCCTTCCACTCCGCCTCCAGCGTCGGGCTCGACGGTCACTATGTCGTCAACAGCCAGACCTTGGTTGCGATCGGCGCCGCCGAGCAGAGCCAGGCGGCCAAGATCGACTTCGATCTGCCCTGGCGCCTGCAGCTCGGCGTGCGCTACGAGTTCAACCCGCAGCTCGCCGTCGAGTTCGACTGGACCCGCACTGGCTGGACCGAGTTCGACACCCTGGAGATCAAGGGCCGCACCACCGGCGACCTGATCTTCGCCGACACCAATGGCTGGACCGACACCAACGCCTACCGTCTCGGCGTGACTTATCAGCTGCGTCCCGACACCCAGCTGCGCTTCGGCTATGCCTTCGACGAGACCGGCCAGGGCGATGACCACTTCAGCGCGCGCGTGCCGGACAACGACCGTCATCTGTTCAGCATCGGCGTGGCGCACAGCCTCGACCGCGGCCTCTCGCTCGAGGCCGGCTACATGTACGTGATGGCCGAGGATCGCAACTATCGCAGCAACACCGCCTACAGCGGCCACGGCGTCAACGGTACCGATGCCCTCGACGGCGACTACGAGATGGATGCCCACATCTTCGGACTCGAAGTGGTCAAGGTCTTCTAG
- the dsrE2 gene encoding sulfur carrier protein DsrE2 has translation MEDKKLAIIATKGSLDWAYPPFILASTAAALGYETQIFCTFYGLQLLKKEPKLEVTPLGNPGMPMPLGMDKWFPVLGLALPGMQGMMTAMMKKKMQSKGVASVEELRELCLEAEVKLIACQMTVDLFDMDTDDFIDGVEYAGATSFFEFAGDSDICLYI, from the coding sequence ATGGAAGACAAGAAGTTGGCGATCATCGCCACCAAGGGTTCGCTCGACTGGGCCTATCCGCCCTTCATTCTGGCATCCACCGCGGCGGCACTGGGCTATGAGACCCAGATCTTCTGCACCTTCTACGGGCTGCAATTGTTGAAGAAGGAGCCCAAGCTCGAAGTCACGCCACTGGGCAACCCGGGGATGCCGATGCCGTTGGGCATGGACAAGTGGTTCCCGGTGCTGGGGCTGGCGCTGCCCGGCATGCAGGGCATGATGACCGCGATGATGAAGAAGAAGATGCAGAGCAAGGGCGTGGCGAGCGTCGAGGAGCTGCGCGAACTCTGTCTCGAGGCCGAAGTCAAACTGATCGCCTGTCAGATGACCGTCGATCTGTTCGACATGGATACCGATGACTTCATCGATGGGGTCGAGTACGCGGGAGCCACGTCCTTCTTCGAGTTCGCCGGCGACAGCGACATCTGTCTCTATATCTGA
- a CDS encoding sulfurtransferase TusA family protein yields the protein MADFDQELDASGLNCPLPILRAKKTLNAMSAGQVLHVVATDPGSVRDFDAFAKQTGNELMDSKEDGGKFHFLIKKS from the coding sequence ATGGCAGACTTCGACCAAGAACTGGACGCGAGCGGTCTCAACTGTCCGTTGCCGATCCTGCGCGCCAAGAAGACCCTGAATGCGATGAGTGCCGGTCAGGTGCTTCATGTGGTGGCGACCGACCCGGGGTCGGTGCGCGATTTCGACGCCTTTGCCAAGCAGACCGGCAATGAGCTGATGGATTCCAAGGAGGATGGAGGCAAGTTCCACTTCCTGATCAAGAAGTCCTGA
- a CDS encoding rhd_2599 family sulfurtransferase — translation MINEIDSESLQQRISDGEDQLLVDIRTPAEMAQGMIPDAMQLPMHLIPLRLAELPRDRDIVLYCRSGARSYQACAYMQQQGYDRVINLRGGIIAWARHGYPVVAPA, via the coding sequence GTGATCAACGAGATCGACTCCGAATCATTACAGCAGCGCATCAGCGATGGCGAGGATCAGTTGCTGGTCGACATCCGCACGCCCGCCGAAATGGCGCAGGGCATGATTCCCGATGCTATGCAATTGCCGATGCACCTGATTCCACTGCGTCTCGCCGAACTGCCGCGTGATCGCGATATCGTGCTCTACTGCCGCAGTGGCGCGCGTTCCTATCAGGCCTGTGCCTACATGCAGCAACAGGGCTATGACCGCGTCATCAATCTGCGTGGCGGGATCATTGCTTGGGCACGTCACGGTTATCCGGTCGTGGCACCTGCGTGA
- the cysG gene encoding siroheme synthase CysG: MELLPIFLDMQGQPCLVVGGGTTAARKAGNLLRAGAELTLISPALSDELAELAESGRLRHLARCFGPEDIPGNRLVIAATDDRDTNHRVAEIAKGHGIPVNVVDDPEACSFLLPSIVDRSPVVIAVSTGRASPVLARLLRTRLEGLIPAGYGRLAELCRRYRAPVKQRFDDARDRRRFWDRVLLGGVAERIFAGQQDEAERLIRQELDTDPEHIEMGEVYLVGAGPGDPDLLTFRALRLMQQADVVVYDRLVSTPILEMTRRDARRIYVGKQRNHHAMRQEEINQLLAELAKDGHRVLRLKGGDPFIFGRGGEEIDTLAAEGVPFQVIPGITAASGCACYSGIPLTHRDYAQSVTFVTGHLKDGTIDLNWSALAQPNQTVVFYMGLAGLPVIVERLRAHGVAGDMPVALVQQGTTHMHRVYAGTLSTIVEQLAADPPEPPTLIIVGEVVRLHDKLGWFEPPETAAPATSAPTP; encoded by the coding sequence ATGGAACTTCTCCCCATCTTTCTCGACATGCAGGGGCAGCCCTGTCTGGTGGTCGGCGGCGGCACCACGGCGGCACGCAAAGCCGGCAACCTGCTGCGCGCAGGCGCCGAACTCACCCTGATCTCCCCGGCCCTGAGCGACGAACTCGCCGAGCTGGCCGAGAGCGGTCGGCTACGCCATCTCGCGCGTTGCTTCGGCCCCGAGGACATCCCCGGCAACCGGCTGGTGATCGCCGCCACCGACGACCGCGACACCAATCATCGCGTCGCCGAGATCGCCAAGGGACACGGTATCCCGGTCAATGTGGTCGACGACCCCGAGGCCTGCAGCTTCCTGCTGCCCTCGATCGTCGACCGCTCGCCGGTGGTGATCGCCGTCTCCACCGGACGCGCCTCGCCAGTACTCGCCCGATTGCTGCGCACCCGGCTCGAGGGGCTGATCCCGGCCGGCTATGGACGGCTCGCCGAACTCTGTCGGCGCTACCGCGCACCGGTCAAGCAGCGCTTCGACGATGCTCGCGATCGGCGCCGATTCTGGGACCGGGTCCTGCTCGGCGGCGTCGCCGAGCGTATCTTCGCCGGCCAGCAGGACGAGGCCGAACGACTGATCCGCCAGGAGTTGGACACCGACCCCGAACACATCGAGATGGGCGAGGTCTATCTCGTCGGTGCCGGTCCCGGCGACCCCGACCTGCTCACCTTCCGCGCACTGCGACTGATGCAACAGGCCGACGTGGTGGTCTACGACCGTCTGGTCTCCACCCCGATCCTGGAGATGACCCGGCGCGACGCGCGCCGCATCTATGTCGGCAAGCAGCGCAACCATCACGCCATGCGCCAGGAGGAGATCAACCAGTTGCTCGCCGAACTGGCCAAGGACGGGCACCGGGTGCTGCGCCTCAAGGGCGGCGACCCGTTCATCTTCGGGCGCGGCGGCGAGGAGATCGACACCCTCGCTGCCGAGGGCGTGCCCTTCCAGGTCATTCCCGGGATCACCGCCGCCTCCGGCTGCGCCTGCTACAGCGGCATCCCGCTGACCCACAGAGACTACGCGCAATCAGTGACCTTCGTCACCGGGCATCTCAAGGACGGCACCATCGACCTCAACTGGTCGGCGCTCGCCCAGCCCAACCAGACGGTGGTCTTCTACATGGGCCTGGCGGGGCTGCCGGTGATCGTCGAGCGGCTGCGCGCGCACGGCGTGGCGGGCGACATGCCGGTGGCGCTGGTGCAGCAGGGCACCACCCACATGCACCGGGTCTATGCCGGCACGCTCTCGACCATCGTCGAGCAGCTCGCCGCCGACCCGCCGGAGCCGCCGACGCTGATCATCGTCGGCGAAGTGGTACGCCTCCACGACAAGCTCGGCTGGTTCGAGCCGCCCGAGACCGCCGCCCCGGCCACCAGCGCCCCCACCCCCTGA
- a CDS encoding CYTH and CHAD domain-containing protein — translation MRESESDDYLLPAGVSLARLETWVRGQGRLAPSSTESTRRVYYDTFDWAVHGDGAMLACQGRGPRWHLIRLPLDPRERQLVLELDAPPGFPAHLPAGALRERLLGCCGERRLLPLIQLDTRAEIHRVLSDDDHTLLRFAIERTRYRDPNGSVAGGLAPRLRVLPGQGARRQRERLIDGLERALELRSTEASVVVEALAAIGRRPGDYSSKLGLDIAPETSAEQAARAVLRELLGTLEANVEGARAAIDPEFLHDLRVATRRTRSALGQFGAIFPETRLRPFREGFAWLQRVTGPVRDLDVQLEQFAHQRAGLPEALRGALDPLLERLLADHAAAQRALADALGGETCARLLADWHDFLDTPLAPEALGPAARRPVKAVVDARLRRLVRQVLREGTAIGADAPPEALHALRKRCKKLRYMMEFFHSLYPRREIRRAIRQTKDLLDNLGGFQDRAVQAERLRVLARRMLEAGEADSDTLLAVGALIGQLLAQQQDDRAAFDEVFGAFRAKSSRARLRLLFGG, via the coding sequence ATGCGCGAATCGGAATCTGATGACTATCTGTTGCCCGCGGGTGTCTCGCTTGCACGTCTCGAGACCTGGGTCCGGGGGCAGGGACGGCTGGCGCCGTCCTCGACCGAGTCGACCCGACGAGTCTATTACGACACCTTCGATTGGGCGGTCCATGGCGACGGCGCCATGCTCGCCTGTCAGGGGCGTGGTCCACGCTGGCACCTGATCCGCCTGCCACTCGATCCGCGCGAGCGTCAGCTGGTGCTCGAACTCGACGCACCACCGGGCTTTCCGGCGCATCTCCCGGCGGGGGCGCTGCGCGAACGGTTGCTCGGCTGCTGTGGGGAGCGGCGTCTGTTACCGCTGATCCAGCTCGATACTCGGGCCGAGATCCATCGCGTGCTGAGTGATGATGATCACACCTTGCTCAGGTTTGCCATCGAGCGCACGCGCTATCGCGACCCGAACGGCTCCGTGGCAGGGGGCTTGGCGCCGCGGTTGCGGGTGCTGCCCGGTCAGGGCGCGCGGCGCCAGCGCGAGCGTCTGATCGACGGGCTCGAACGGGCGTTGGAGCTGCGCTCGACCGAGGCGTCGGTGGTAGTCGAGGCGCTGGCGGCGATCGGGCGGCGACCGGGCGATTACTCCTCCAAGCTCGGTCTCGACATCGCCCCCGAGACCAGCGCCGAGCAGGCCGCGCGCGCGGTGTTGCGCGAGCTGCTCGGAACGTTGGAGGCCAATGTCGAGGGTGCACGCGCGGCGATCGATCCCGAGTTCCTCCACGACCTGCGGGTGGCGACCCGGCGCACCCGCTCGGCGCTCGGTCAGTTCGGGGCGATCTTCCCGGAGACGCGGCTGCGGCCTTTTCGCGAGGGGTTTGCCTGGCTGCAGCGGGTCACCGGGCCGGTGCGCGATCTTGACGTCCAGCTCGAGCAGTTCGCGCACCAGCGCGCCGGGCTGCCCGAGGCGCTGCGCGGTGCGCTCGATCCCCTGCTCGAGCGTCTGCTCGCCGATCACGCCGCAGCACAGCGGGCGCTGGCCGATGCGCTCGGCGGCGAGACCTGCGCGCGCCTGCTCGCCGACTGGCACGATTTCCTCGACACCCCGCTCGCGCCCGAGGCGCTGGGTCCCGCCGCGCGGCGCCCGGTCAAGGCGGTGGTCGACGCCCGGTTGCGGCGGCTGGTGCGTCAGGTGCTGCGCGAGGGCACGGCGATCGGCGCGGACGCACCGCCGGAGGCGCTGCACGCGCTGCGCAAGCGCTGCAAGAAGCTGCGCTACATGATGGAGTTCTTCCACAGCCTCTATCCACGCCGCGAGATCCGCAGGGCGATCCGTCAGACCAAGGACCTCCTTGACAACCTCGGTGGTTTCCAGGATCGGGCGGTGCAGGCTGAGCGTCTGCGCGTGCTGGCGCGGCGGATGCTCGAGGCCGGCGAGGCCGACAGCGACACCCTGCTTGCTGTCGGCGCCTTGATCGGTCAGCTGCTGGCGCAGCAGCAGGACGATCGCGCCGCCTTCGACGAGGTCTTCGGAGCGTTTCGTGCGAAGTCGTCGCGAGCGCGGTTGAGGCTGCTGTTCGGGGGCTGA
- the tal gene encoding transaldolase, producing MSKLDQLRSMTTVVADTGDFESIVEYRPQDATTNPSLIYKAAQMPQYRELVEDALDFGQTKGKGEERTRWTMDKLAVNFGTEILKIVPGRVSTEIDARLSFDTEATVRRAEGLVELYEAAGVDPRERVLFKIASTWEGIRAAERLERQGIHCNLTLLFSFAQAVACAEAGVTLISPFVGRILDWYKNAENVAGYPADEDPGVCSVTRIYNYYKRHGYQTAVMGASFRNLDEILELAGCDLLTISPALLGELASTDGEVCRRLDPERAQGMEIERVSFDETSFRWALNEDAMATEKLAEGIRLFAADTRKLEQFTREVCKHC from the coding sequence ATGAGCAAGCTCGATCAACTGCGCTCCATGACCACCGTGGTCGCGGACACCGGCGACTTCGAGTCGATCGTCGAGTACCGCCCCCAGGACGCCACCACCAACCCCTCGCTGATCTACAAGGCGGCGCAGATGCCGCAGTACCGCGAGCTGGTCGAGGACGCGCTCGATTTCGGCCAGACCAAGGGCAAGGGCGAGGAACGCACCCGCTGGACCATGGACAAGCTGGCGGTGAACTTCGGCACCGAGATCCTCAAGATCGTCCCCGGCCGGGTCTCCACCGAGATCGACGCGCGGCTGTCGTTCGACACCGAGGCCACGGTGCGTCGTGCCGAGGGCCTGGTCGAACTCTACGAGGCCGCCGGCGTCGATCCGCGCGAGCGGGTGCTGTTCAAGATCGCCTCGACCTGGGAGGGCATCCGCGCTGCCGAGCGACTCGAGCGTCAGGGCATCCACTGCAACCTGACCCTGCTGTTCAGCTTCGCCCAGGCGGTGGCCTGCGCCGAGGCCGGGGTCACCCTGATCTCGCCCTTCGTCGGTCGCATCCTCGACTGGTACAAGAACGCCGAGAACGTCGCCGGCTACCCCGCCGACGAGGACCCGGGCGTGTGCTCGGTCACCCGTATCTACAACTACTACAAGCGTCACGGCTACCAGACCGCGGTGATGGGCGCGAGCTTCCGCAATCTCGACGAGATCCTCGAGCTTGCCGGCTGCGACCTGCTGACCATCTCCCCGGCGCTGCTCGGCGAGCTGGCCTCGACCGACGGCGAGGTCTGCCGCCGACTCGACCCCGAGCGTGCCCAGGGCATGGAGATCGAACGGGTCAGCTTCGACGAGACCAGCTTCCGCTGGGCGCTCAACGAGGATGCCATGGCCACCGAGAAGCTCGCCGAGGGCATCCGACTGTTCGCCGCCGACACCCGCAAGCTCGAACAGTTCACCCGCGAGGTCTGCAAACATTGCTGA
- the rsmA gene encoding 16S rRNA (adenine(1518)-N(6)/adenine(1519)-N(6))-dimethyltransferase RsmA, giving the protein MLTPHQPRKRFGQNFLHDQGVIARIHAAIAARPGERLVEIGPGQGAITAGLLEAVGELDVVELDRDLIEPLRARLGGRGTLRIHNVDALKFDLCALRQGPEERVRVVGNLPYNISTPLLFHFLAQSRCLADLHLMLQKEVVDRMVAEPGSKIYGRLSVMVQTQCRARSLLRIGPGAFNPAPKVDSAVVRLEPVAERYPLADPEHHARIVAAAFGQRRKTLRNSLSGLVTPEQFARAGIDPVRRAETLSVTEYATLANAATCKAPRETED; this is encoded by the coding sequence TTGCTGACACCACACCAGCCCCGTAAGCGCTTCGGGCAGAACTTCCTCCACGACCAGGGCGTGATCGCCCGTATCCATGCCGCCATCGCCGCGCGCCCCGGCGAACGCCTGGTCGAGATCGGTCCCGGCCAGGGGGCGATCACCGCCGGACTGCTCGAGGCCGTGGGGGAGCTCGACGTGGTCGAACTCGATCGCGACCTGATCGAGCCGCTGCGCGCGCGACTCGGCGGGCGCGGCACCCTGCGCATCCATAACGTCGACGCGCTGAAGTTCGACCTCTGCGCGCTGCGCCAGGGGCCGGAGGAGCGGGTGCGAGTGGTCGGCAACCTGCCCTACAACATATCCACACCGCTGCTGTTCCACTTCCTCGCCCAGTCGCGCTGTCTCGCCGACCTGCACCTGATGCTGCAGAAGGAGGTGGTCGATCGCATGGTCGCCGAGCCCGGCAGCAAGATCTATGGCCGGCTCTCGGTGATGGTGCAAACCCAGTGCCGAGCGCGCAGCCTGTTGCGCATCGGACCCGGCGCCTTCAACCCAGCCCCCAAGGTCGACTCCGCGGTGGTGCGCCTGGAGCCGGTCGCCGAGCGCTATCCGCTCGCCGACCCCGAGCACCACGCCCGCATCGTCGCCGCTGCCTTCGGCCAGCGACGCAAGACCCTGCGCAACAGCCTCTCCGGGCTGGTCACGCCCGAGCAGTTCGCACGCGCCGGGATCGATCCGGTGCGGCGCGCCGAGACCCTCTCGGTGACCGAATACGCCACCCTGGCCAACGCCGCGACTTGCAAAGCCCCGCGGGAGACAGAAGACTAA